The following coding sequences are from one Candidatus Omnitrophota bacterium window:
- a CDS encoding helix-turn-helix domain-containing protein, with product MNPTYRNWLTISEAGDYLQKSKKSIYNLVHLKRIPYSKLGASLRFSQEDLDSFLVKNTVQPLKRENISLQDRREK from the coding sequence ATGAATCCGACTTATCGTAATTGGTTGACGATCTCAGAAGCGGGGGATTATTTACAAAAGTCAAAAAAATCGATTTACAATTTGGTCCACCTGAAACGAATTCCTTATTCAAAGCTCGGCGCAAGCTTAAGATTTTCTCAAGAAGATTTAGATAGTTTTTTGGTAAAAAACACCGTGCAGCCACTCAAACGAGAAAATATAAGTTTGCAAGATCGGAGAGAAAAATGA
- a CDS encoding tyrosine-type recombinase/integrase — protein sequence MASLIQRPGSNIWYVQYKNGGRWKRLSTKTESKKIAQEVLARFKVEEAREFNDLPTQRARHTLGELLQKYLEHSDSTQSPRWAKNKRLLFENFILPFFGADTPIKEITVSRIEAYQRERLKSVKPRTVNIETHHCLLPMLRKGAVWKMLPVSSIPVISKLQEQGGRLRFLSKEEAFVLRETASQLSKELEIFVMLGLFGGMRAGEIIALRWADVDLNLRTITVAPRQDWTPKTRRARVIPINDELDSFLSQRRAEGQPDGLILSVSYEGMKKRFHRLVRLAGLPITGDQKVTAHTLRHTFASHLVMAGTPLYTVAALLGHSNTETTRLYSHLAPSHLQQAVNGLNYEREKRHENSTDNRQDD from the coding sequence ATGGCGAGCCTGATACAGAGACCCGGCAGCAATATTTGGTACGTTCAATACAAGAACGGGGGGAGGTGGAAACGATTATCCACCAAAACCGAATCGAAAAAAATCGCTCAGGAGGTTCTTGCTCGGTTCAAGGTGGAAGAGGCGCGAGAGTTTAACGACCTGCCGACTCAACGGGCGCGGCATACTTTGGGCGAGTTGCTCCAAAAATATCTTGAGCATTCCGATTCCACCCAATCTCCCCGTTGGGCGAAAAACAAGCGTCTTTTATTTGAAAATTTTATCCTTCCGTTCTTCGGCGCGGATACTCCTATCAAAGAAATCACGGTTTCTCGAATCGAAGCCTATCAGCGGGAACGGTTGAAATCGGTGAAACCCAGGACCGTCAATATCGAAACCCATCATTGCTTGCTGCCCATGCTGCGAAAAGGAGCGGTTTGGAAGATGCTTCCTGTTTCCAGCATTCCCGTTATTTCCAAACTTCAAGAACAGGGTGGTCGTTTGCGTTTTCTGAGCAAAGAAGAGGCTTTCGTTTTGCGGGAGACGGCTTCTCAACTGTCCAAAGAACTGGAAATCTTCGTTATGTTGGGTTTATTTGGCGGAATGCGGGCGGGAGAAATCATAGCCTTGCGTTGGGCGGATGTTGACCTGAATTTACGAACCATTACCGTTGCCCCCCGCCAGGATTGGACGCCCAAGACCCGGCGGGCGCGGGTTATCCCCATCAATGATGAATTGGACTCGTTTTTGTCTCAACGGCGGGCGGAAGGCCAACCTGACGGCTTGATTTTATCCGTCAGTTATGAGGGTATGAAGAAACGGTTTCATCGTTTGGTGAGACTGGCCGGGCTTCCCATCACGGGAGACCAGAAGGTAACGGCGCATACGTTGCGGCATACCTTCGCTTCCCACCTGGTTATGGCCGGAACTCCCCTTTATACAGTGGCGGCTCTCTTGGGACATTCCAACACGGAAACGACGCGGTTGTATTCTCACCTCGCCCCCAGCCACTTGCAACAAGCCGTCAACGGGTTGAATTACGAAAGGGAAAAACGACATGAAAACTCAACAGATAATCGGCAAGATGATTGA
- a CDS encoding DUF2784 domain-containing protein, whose protein sequence is MKIIANLIMCLHFFYVLCVAVPILLILIGAFRKWNYVRNFWFRLVHFSLIGIVIALSVLGYPCPLTVWEDHYRQLGGESSYYHDFMTHWISTLLYYDFEPWQCTIFYIAVGVFLLSLFYLVPPHSPLRKPRIPSK, encoded by the coding sequence ATGAAAATCATCGCCAACCTCATAATGTGCTTGCATTTTTTCTACGTTCTTTGCGTAGCCGTTCCGATCCTATTGATACTTATCGGCGCTTTCAGGAAGTGGAATTACGTGCGTAATTTTTGGTTCCGGTTGGTTCATTTCTCGCTCATCGGAATCGTGATCGCGCTGTCTGTTTTGGGATATCCCTGTCCATTAACCGTATGGGAAGATCATTACCGGCAATTAGGCGGTGAAAGCAGTTATTATCACGATTTTATGACCCATTGGATTTCAACTCTGCTCTATTACGATTTCGAGCCTTGGCAATGTACGATATTTTATATCGCCGTCGGCGTTTTTTTGCTCTCGTTATTTTATCTTGTTCCGCCGCATTCACCCTTACGCAAACCGCGGATTCCATCCAAATAA
- a CDS encoding sigma-54 dependent transcriptional regulator produces MRYFILIADDEVNSRDGLRKALESSERKVETAADGAEAYVKFKKQGCDVLITDIRMPEMNGMELLKKVKEEDPSVSVIVLTAYGSIEMAVKAMKLGAYNYLTKPVNLDELEILVEQTLEKRRIELENEYHRESVQPAEGVEGIIGKSAPMRQLMEQIRQIAPSKANVLITGETGTGKELAARAIHALSPRKDRLFVPIHCAALSENLLESELFGHERGAFTGAIKQRKGRFELADRGTIFLDEISEISESIQVKLLRVLQEKEIERVGGMETITVDIRILAATNSDLQKLVNEGKFREDLYYRLKVITLDLPPLRERPDDIPLLSTAFVDRFAKENGKKPFLIDNDLIALFQQYSWPGNVRELQGVIESMVILAKGDRLRGENAPFEIRRLAEPEAPPILAGEATLAEIEKKVILQTLEKYAGNRTKTAESLGIGRRTLIRKLHEYGVSKSPEDDES; encoded by the coding sequence ATGCGTTATTTTATTTTAATCGCCGACGACGAGGTCAACAGCCGCGATGGATTGCGCAAAGCCTTGGAATCCAGCGAGCGGAAAGTCGAAACCGCCGCCGATGGCGCCGAAGCCTACGTCAAGTTCAAAAAACAGGGTTGCGACGTCCTCATCACTGACATCCGAATGCCGGAGATGAACGGCATGGAACTATTGAAAAAGGTGAAGGAAGAAGACCCTTCCGTGAGCGTCATCGTCCTCACCGCTTATGGCAGCATCGAGATGGCCGTCAAAGCCATGAAATTGGGGGCGTACAATTATCTTACCAAGCCGGTTAATCTCGACGAGTTGGAAATTTTGGTCGAACAGACGCTGGAAAAGCGGCGCATCGAGTTGGAGAACGAATATCACCGCGAAAGCGTCCAACCCGCCGAGGGCGTCGAAGGCATCATTGGCAAAAGCGCGCCCATGCGGCAATTGATGGAACAGATTCGGCAAATCGCTCCATCCAAAGCGAATGTCCTGATTACGGGAGAGACGGGAACCGGCAAGGAACTGGCGGCTCGCGCTATCCACGCCCTTAGCCCGCGCAAGGATCGCCTTTTCGTGCCCATCCATTGCGCCGCGCTTTCGGAAAATTTGTTGGAAAGCGAACTCTTCGGCCATGAGCGCGGCGCCTTCACCGGCGCGATCAAACAGCGCAAGGGCCGCTTCGAGTTGGCCGACCGGGGAACGATTTTTCTCGACGAGATCAGCGAAATCAGCGAGAGCATTCAAGTCAAACTGCTGCGGGTGCTTCAGGAAAAAGAGATCGAACGCGTCGGGGGCATGGAAACGATTACCGTCGATATCCGCATTCTCGCCGCCACCAACTCCGATTTGCAAAAATTGGTCAATGAAGGAAAATTCCGCGAAGACCTATATTACCGATTGAAAGTCATTACGCTCGATCTTCCGCCCTTGCGCGAGCGTCCGGACGACATCCCTCTGCTTTCGACCGCCTTCGTCGACCGATTCGCCAAAGAAAACGGCAAGAAACCGTTCCTTATCGATAACGATTTGATTGCCCTTTTCCAGCAATATTCCTGGCCGGGCAATGTGCGCGAGTTGCAGGGCGTTATCGAAAGCATGGTCATCCTCGCTAAGGGGGATCGATTAAGAGGCGAAAATGCTCCTTTTGAGATAAGGCGCCTGGCAGAGCCGGAAGCGCCGCCGATTCTCGCTGGAGAAGCCACCCTGGCCGAAATCGAAAAAAAAGTCATTCTACAAACATTGGAGAAATATGCGGGAAACCGTACTAAGACGGCGGAATCCCTCGGCATTGGACGCAGAACCTTAATCCGTAAGTTGCACGAATACGGCGTATCCAAATCTCCGGAGGACGATGAATCATGA